A window of the Lolium perenne isolate Kyuss_39 chromosome 7, Kyuss_2.0, whole genome shotgun sequence genome harbors these coding sequences:
- the LOC127317184 gene encoding uncharacterized protein, with amino-acid sequence MAEHGAPIQPRSRNDPAVPDIEQPEPATIQLMNSTATLKPGNSQMADQATGSGIMQKVKGVSNSSPESTIKADFEFLWRLRKYLLLLAVLAVSVTYNAGLSPPGGFQMDNSLHYNAVAGDPLLPVTFFRRYEAFFYCNATAFAASLILIIFLLSRGVASKRVWLRSMQVTMIIDLFSLMGSYAAGSCRAIRSSVFILVLVCAVFVYVGIHILVFITVVPKGLKELVQNFLQPILEKLRGMLNQMLSICHVPRVDGQSNGGYEQKEIEEARKFILMLATFAATITYQAGMSPPGGFWGANGHGYRPGTFVLRRHNLLRFDIFTCCNATSFVASLVTVILLLSTDLSTHGISTGALFVCVVVDLLGLIGAYAAGCSRDVATSVAVVLIIVVVLICVLVLVVFLQSKTATDWIYKEVKPAFNEFLRMLSWPWDSHQKNTEHVSRETEAEGMSNLQCCPADINLVSTGDARSAALASDLDSMSRSLTQTDGSEQAAMEVQSGGSQKVAIPMEPSSSSDSGKPTQDILRPQGLVDQNASADLITDVDHWTMEKSSEVRFSSPCSHADSIEKHQERSCTSRNTEEVLLKKSRTYLLFLAILAVSLTYQAGLNPPGGFWTSNATDHLAGDPILHDSCHKRYLAFFYLNATAFAASLVMILMLLSRNMSNRVIERRSLQTAMITDLLALMGAFIVGSCREKTKTIYISVVIFPVVAYVCLHVLVSVLIIPRWWKECVAKRIQYVLSESPRTDNDKRAASEKDLEQRRNFLFVLAILAATITYQAGLNPPGGIWPDGSMDGKPGNPALQDSHPKHYDVFYYSNAISFVSSVAIIILLVNRESCERGIKSYALRVCLLAGLLALLVAYSAGSCRKLKSVFYLIAIASVVLICLVIQVLVLSSTRGALEGPLTSLRTWLQKISHLQTDAEKLLESSDEANQEINASGSAPQINEKKEKKRYKYLMLLAVLAASIAYQAGLNPPGGFWPDDTSDGYKAGNPVLKDIHSRRYMVFFVFNSISFMSSTGVIMLLLSKSVRKKKVPLQALHFIMILDLLALLTAYAAGSCRKFKTSIFVLVVVCCVVVYLLIVIIFSSGIARWLKERKVSSLMGIS; translated from the coding sequence ATGGCGGAGCACGGCGCACCCATTCAGCCTCGGTCGAGAAATGATCCTGCCGTGCCAGACATCGAGCAGCCCGAGCCTGCCACCATACAGTTGATGAACAGCACGGCTACTTTGAAACCAGGCAATAGTCAGATGGCAGATCAAGCAACTGGCAGCGGAATCATGCAGAAGGTCAAGGGAGTCAGCAACAGTAGTCCTGAATCCACAATCAAGGCTGATTTTGAATTCTTGTGGAGGCTGCGTAAGTATTTGCTACTTCTGGCCGTGCTAGCTGTCAGTGTCACCTACAATGCTGGATTGAGCCCACCAGGGGGATTTCAGATGGACAACAGTCTTCACTACAACGCTGTTGCCGGTGATCCTCTCCTTCCGGTTACATTCTTCCGACGATATGAAGCCTTCTTCTACTGCAACGCCACAGCCTTTGCTgcttctctcatcttgatcatctttCTTCTGAGTAGGGGAGTGGCAAGTAAGCGTGTATGGCTTCGCTCCATGCAGGTAACCATGATAATAGACCTTTTCAGTCTTATGGGGTCATATGCCGCAGGGAGTTGCAGAGCAATAAGGTCCTCTGTTTTCATATTGGTGCTAGTTTGTGCTGTTTTTGTCTATGTTGGGATTCATATTCTAGTATTTATAACGGTAGTTCCAAAGGGGTTGAAAGAACTGGTGCAAAACTTCCTGCAGCCCATTCTAGAGAAGCTGCGAGGCATGCTAAATCAGATGCTATCAATATGCCATGTACCTCGTGTTGATGGGCAAAGTAATGGCGGTTATGAGCAAAAGGAAATTGAGGAAGCTCGCAAGTTCATATTGATGCTTGCAACTTTTGCTGCTACTATCACATACCAAGCTGGGATGAGTCCACCTGGTGGCTTTTGGGGTGCAAATGGTCATGGATACCGCCCAGGTACTTTTGTTCTCCGCAGGCACAACCTCCTCCGCTTCGATATTTTCACGTGCTGCAATGCCACTTCTTTTGTGGCATCTCTGGTCACTGTCATACTGCTTCTGAGCACGGATTTGAGCACTCATGGGATAAGTACTGGAGCTTTGTTTGTGTGTGTCGTAGTTGATCTGCTTGGCCTCATTGGCGCTTATGCCGCAGGGTGCTCAAGGGATGTTGCAACATCGGTGGCAGTGGTACTCATAATTGTTGTGGTTCTAATCTGTGTTCTGGTCCTTGTTGTGTTTCTTCAATCCAAAACTGCAACAGACTGGATATATAAGGAGGTGAAGCCAGCATTTAATGAGTTTCTGCGTATGCTGTCATGGCCATGGGACAGTCACCAGAAAAATACAGAGCATGTAAGTCGAGAGACAGAAGCAGAAGGCATGTCCAATTTGCAATGCTGCCCTGCGGACATCAATCTTGTATCGACCGGAGATGCGAGATCTGCAGCATTAGCAAGTGATCTGGATAGCATGTCCAGATCGCTGACTCAAACTGATGGAAGTGAGCAAGCTGCAATGGAAGTACAATCTGGTGGCAGTCAGAAGGTTGCAATCCCCATGGAACCGTCTTCGTCAAGCGACAGTGGAAAGCCCACGCAAGATATTCTGAGACCGCAGGGCTTGGTGGACCAAAATGCATCTGCTGACCTGATAACAGATGTTGACCATTGGACGATGGAGAAATCCTCTGAGGTGCGATTTAGTTCACCCTGCAGCCATGCAGATAGCATAGAAAAGCATCAAGAGAGAAGTTGTACCAGTAGAAATACAGAGGAGGTTCTTCTTAAGAAGTCACGCACTTACCTACTATTTCTTGCAATTCTTGCAGTGTCTTTGACATATCAAGCTGGTCTAAATCCACCAGGTGGTTTCtggacatcaaatgccactgatcATTTGGCTGGCGATCCCATTCTTCACGACAGTTGCCATAAGAGATACCTTGCTTTCTTTTATTTGAATGCCACTGCCTTTGCAGCCTCCCTTGTCATGATCCTTATGCTCCTGAGCAGGAACATGAGCAATAGGGTTATAGAACGCCGCTCACTACAGACAGCAATGATAACTGACTTGCTTGCTCTAATGGGGGCTTTTATTGTTGGGAGCTGCAGGGAGAAAACAAAAACAATTTACATATCAGTGGTGATATTTCCTGTTGTTGCATATGTATGTCTTCATGTTTTAGTATCTGTGCTTATAATCCCTCGATGGTGGAAAGAATGTGTTGCCAAGAGGATACAGTATGTGCTGTCAGAATCACCCCGGACCGATAATGATAAAAGAGCTGCTAGTGAGAAGGACTTGGAGCAGCGGCGTAATTTTCTCTTTGTTCTTGCTATTCTGGCAGCAACTATCACATACCAAGCTGGCCTGAACCCTCCAGGAGGCATTTGGCCGGATGGCAGTATGGATGGCAAACCAGGCAATCCAGCTCTTCAAGACAGCCACCCAAAGCACTACGATGTTTTCTACTACTCGAACGCCATCTCATTTGTGTCATCTGTGGCAATTATTATACTCCTTGTCAATAGAGAGTCATGTGAGCGTGGGATCAAGTCTTATGCACTGCGTGTGTGCTTGTTAGCAGGTTTGCTCGCCCTCTTGGTTGCTTATTCTGCAGGAAGCTGTAGGAAATTAAAGTCAGTATTTTATCTCATTGCCATAGCTTCTGTAGTCCTAATATGTCTTGTGATCCAAGTCCTCGTACTCTCATCAACAAGAGGTGCATTAGAAGGGCCACTGACCTCCTTAAGGACATGGTTGCAGAAGATTTCTCATCTACAGACTGATGCTGAGAAATTGCTTGAAAGTTCAGATGAGGCAAACCAGGAGATTAATGCTTCGGGGTCAGCCCCCCAGATCAATgagaagaaggaaaagaagagaTACAAGTACTTGATGCTGCTTGCAGTTCTTGCTGCATCTATTGCGTACCAAGCTGGTCTGAACCCACCCGGCGGCTTCTGGCCTGATGACACTTCCGATGGTTACAAGGCTGGCAACCCAGTACTGAAGGACATACACTCCAGGCGCTACATGGTATTCTTTGTCTTCAATTCCATCTCTTTCATGTCATCTACAGGGGTTATCATGCTTCTGCTGAGTAAATCTGTGAGAAAGAAGAAGGTTCCGCTCCAAGCATTGCACTTCATCATGATACTGGACCTGTTGGCTCTGTTGACGGCATATGCAGCTGGAAGTTGCAGAAAGTTCAAGACTTCAATTTTTGTCTTGGTTGTAGTATGCTGTGTTGTGGTGTACCTTCTGATTGTTATTATTTTTTCGAGTGGTATAGCAAGATGGCTGAAGGAAAGGAAGGTGTCTTCTTTGATGGGGATATCCTAG